A genomic segment from Myxosarcina sp. GI1 encodes:
- the rpmJ gene encoding 50S ribosomal protein L36, which translates to MKVRPSVKKMCDKCRVIRRRGRVMVICKTNPKHKQRQG; encoded by the coding sequence ATGAAAGTTAGACCATCAGTAAAAAAAATGTGTGATAAATGCCGCGTCATTCGTCGGCGCGGTCGCGTCATGGTGATTTGTAAAACCAATCCCAAGCACAAACAGCGTCAGGGATAA
- the infA gene encoding translation initiation factor IF-1, with the protein MAKQDLIEMEGTVTESLPNAMFRVDLDNGFNVLAHISGKIRRNYIKILPGDRVKVELTPYDLTKGRITYRLKNK; encoded by the coding sequence TTGGCAAAACAAGATCTAATTGAAATGGAAGGTACTGTAACTGAGTCACTTCCTAATGCAATGTTTCGTGTCGATCTCGACAACGGATTTAATGTCTTGGCTCATATTTCAGGAAAAATAAGACGTAACTATATCAAAATTTTACCTGGCGATCGAGTTAAAGTCGAATTAACTCCTTACGATTTGACCAAGGGCAGAATTACCTATCGTTTGAAAAATAAATAG
- a CDS encoding adenylate kinase: protein MTKRLIFLGPPGAGKGTQAQILSETYKIPHISTGDILRTAVTYKTPLGDKAKGYMDRGELVPDDLILDLIKDRLLQSDAAKGWILDGFPRNVAQAKFLNSLLAELDLAADRVLYLAVPDEVLISRLLSRQRRDDNEATIRRRLEVYRRDTMPVIDFYQEQSTLKTIDGDGAMENVTSALKEAIA from the coding sequence ATGACAAAAAGATTGATTTTTTTAGGTCCTCCTGGAGCGGGCAAGGGAACTCAGGCACAGATTTTGTCAGAAACTTATAAAATTCCTCACATATCTACTGGCGACATTTTGAGAACCGCCGTTACTTATAAAACTCCTTTGGGCGACAAAGCTAAAGGCTACATGGATCGTGGTGAATTAGTTCCTGACGACTTGATTCTCGATTTGATTAAAGATCGGCTTTTGCAGTCAGATGCAGCTAAAGGGTGGATTTTAGACGGGTTTCCTCGCAATGTCGCTCAGGCAAAATTTTTAAACAGTCTACTGGCAGAATTAGATTTAGCCGCCGATCGCGTTTTATATTTAGCAGTACCCGATGAAGTATTAATTTCCAGACTGCTATCGCGCCAGCGTCGGGATGATAATGAAGCAACCATTCGACGGCGTTTGGAAGTCTATCGTCGCGATACTATGCCCGTAATCGATTTTTATCAAGAGCAGAGCACTTTGAAAACTATTGATGGTGATGGGGCAATGGAAAATGTCACCTCAGCTTTAAAAGAAGCGATCGCCTGA
- the secY gene encoding preprotein translocase subunit SecY, translating to MVREKTPSAQETFLQMAQAAGLRGRLLVTIGLLILVRLGVFIPIPGIDRERFGNLLGNTTNASIVGFLDIFTGGGISALGIFALGILPFINASIIMQLLASAIPSLEDLQKNEGEAGRRRISQITRYVALGWAIIQSLGITLGLLVANGIISRSFFPIAETVLALTAGSMFVMWISELITERGIGNGASLLIFVNIVAVLPKTLGNTISYAQNGGREAIAQVIVLLLVFLTMIVGIVFIQEGTRRIPIISARRQVGRRVYRERTNYLPLRLNQGGVMPIIFASAVLFLPASLAGFIPGQGTAKNIINRIAVAIQPGSWLYIVVYLLLILFFSYFYTSLISNPDDMSQNLKKMGASIPSIRPGKATRDYLEKVLNRLTFLGAIFLGLVATIPTLVESAIPAGTTVFSGFGATSLLILVGVAIDTAKQIQTYVISQRYEGMVKQ from the coding sequence ATGGTTCGAGAAAAAACTCCATCAGCACAAGAAACATTTTTACAGATGGCGCAAGCAGCAGGTCTTAGAGGTCGGCTGCTCGTTACTATTGGTCTGTTAATTTTAGTTCGTTTGGGAGTATTTATTCCCATTCCAGGAATTGACCGTGAAAGATTTGGCAATTTACTTGGTAATACTACTAATGCTTCAATTGTCGGGTTTTTAGATATTTTTACTGGCGGCGGTATTTCAGCACTGGGAATTTTTGCCCTGGGCATATTACCTTTTATTAATGCTTCTATTATTATGCAGTTGTTAGCTTCTGCTATTCCCTCTTTAGAAGATCTACAAAAAAATGAGGGAGAAGCAGGTAGAAGGAGAATTTCTCAGATCACCCGCTATGTCGCTCTGGGATGGGCGATAATTCAAAGTTTGGGTATTACTCTAGGTTTGCTGGTAGCTAATGGCATTATCTCAAGAAGCTTTTTTCCGATCGCCGAAACCGTACTCGCTTTGACTGCAGGCTCGATGTTCGTCATGTGGATTTCGGAATTAATTACCGAACGCGGTATTGGTAATGGGGCATCTTTGTTGATTTTTGTTAATATCGTGGCCGTATTACCCAAAACTCTGGGAAATACCATTAGCTACGCTCAAAACGGCGGACGAGAAGCAATCGCTCAGGTAATCGTGTTGCTTTTAGTTTTCCTGACGATGATCGTCGGTATTGTGTTTATTCAAGAAGGAACGCGCCGCATTCCCATTATTTCGGCTCGTCGTCAGGTAGGCAGAAGAGTATATCGCGAGAGAACTAATTACCTACCTTTAAGACTCAACCAAGGCGGAGTAATGCCAATTATTTTTGCCTCCGCAGTCTTGTTCTTACCTGCTTCTCTGGCAGGATTTATTCCCGGACAAGGTACGGCAAAAAATATTATCAATCGTATCGCTGTAGCTATTCAACCTGGAAGTTGGCTTTATATTGTCGTGTATTTGTTGCTCATCTTATTCTTTAGCTATTTTTACACTAGCTTGATTAGCAATCCCGATGATATGTCCCAAAATCTCAAAAAAATGGGAGCTTCTATTCCTAGTATCCGCCCAGGAAAGGCAACTAGAGACTATTTAGAAAAAGTTCTCAATCGTCTGACTTTTTTAGGAGCAATTTTTCTAGGTTTGGTAGCGACTATTCCTACTTTGGTCGAAAGCGCAATCCCAGCGGGAACTACGGTATTTAGCGGTTTTGGTGCCACCTCTCTGTTAATTTTAGTGGGAGTAGCAATCGATACTGCCAAACAGATTCAGACCTATGTAATTTCACAGCGTTACGAAGGTATGGTCAAGCAGTAA
- the rplO gene encoding 50S ribosomal protein L15 → MKLENLSPKAGSKSRRRRVGRGISAGQGASCGYGMRGQKSRSGTGTKAGFEGGQMPLYRRVPKLKYFPLVNQKQYTIINIEQLATLEANSAVSKESLLADGISTTDDGPLKVLGRGELNVPLTITAAAFTKGARQKIEAAGGSCILEETQAEPSQDSEA, encoded by the coding sequence ATGAAACTAGAAAATCTAAGTCCCAAAGCAGGGTCAAAGAGCCGCAGGCGCAGAGTCGGACGGGGTATATCCGCAGGACAAGGAGCTAGCTGTGGCTACGGTATGCGCGGACAGAAATCTCGTTCTGGTACTGGCACTAAAGCTGGTTTTGAAGGGGGACAAATGCCGCTCTATCGACGGGTTCCCAAATTAAAATATTTTCCTTTAGTCAACCAGAAACAGTACACAATTATTAACATAGAGCAGCTAGCTACTCTAGAGGCAAATTCGGCAGTAAGTAAAGAATCTTTATTAGCAGACGGAATTTCGACTACTGATGATGGTCCTTTAAAAGTTCTGGGTAGAGGAGAGTTAAATGTACCCCTGACAATAACTGCGGCAGCTTTTACTAAAGGAGCGCGTCAAAAAATTGAAGCTGCGGGCGGTAGCTGTATTCTCGAAGAAACTCAAGCCGAACCATCTCAAGACAGCGAAGCTTAA
- the rpsE gene encoding 30S ribosomal protein S5: MPKSKSRRRGRAKEKDTNWQERVVQIRRVSKVVKGGKKLSFRAIVVVGNENGQVGVGVGKAADVIGAVRKGVADAKKQLVDVSLTKSSSITHVSNGIAGGAKVFMRPAAPGTGVIAGGAVRTVLELAGVKNILAKQLGSNSPLNNARATIDALDSLRTFSEVARERGISIEQIYA; this comes from the coding sequence ATGCCTAAATCAAAGTCTCGTCGTCGCGGACGCGCTAAAGAAAAAGACACTAACTGGCAAGAGCGGGTCGTTCAAATTCGCCGCGTTAGTAAAGTAGTTAAAGGTGGTAAAAAATTAAGCTTTAGAGCGATCGTGGTCGTCGGTAACGAAAACGGTCAGGTAGGAGTTGGAGTTGGTAAAGCAGCCGATGTAATCGGTGCGGTTCGCAAAGGCGTAGCCGATGCCAAAAAACAGTTAGTCGATGTTTCTCTAACTAAATCAAGCTCCATTACTCACGTTAGTAACGGTATTGCTGGAGGTGCTAAAGTCTTTATGCGTCCAGCCGCTCCAGGTACTGGAGTAATTGCCGGTGGTGCGGTACGCACCGTACTAGAGCTAGCAGGCGTTAAAAACATTTTAGCCAAACAGTTAGGTTCTAATAGTCCTTTAAATAACGCTAGAGCTACCATAGATGCTCTCGACAGCTTGCGAACTTTTTCCGAAGTTGCTAGAGAAAGAGGCATTTCTATAGAACAGATATATGCTTAA
- the rplR gene encoding 50S ribosomal protein L18 produces MKPPRKELVKRRHRRIRKQIAGTPERPRLCVFRSNKHIYAQIIDDVAQHTLVAASTIDREFNLESTTGATCSNSAAVGQLVAQRALDKGISKVVFDRGGNLYHGRIAALAEAAREAGLDF; encoded by the coding sequence ATGAAGCCTCCTCGCAAAGAACTAGTTAAACGCCGTCATCGGCGAATCCGCAAACAAATAGCAGGTACACCCGAACGCCCGCGTCTCTGTGTGTTTCGGTCAAATAAACATATTTACGCTCAGATAATTGATGATGTGGCACAGCATACCCTTGTAGCTGCATCGACTATTGATAGAGAATTTAATCTAGAGTCAACTACTGGAGCCACCTGTTCTAACTCAGCAGCAGTAGGTCAGCTTGTAGCGCAAAGAGCTTTAGATAAAGGCATTTCCAAAGTAGTTTTCGATCGCGGCGGCAATCTCTATCACGGTCGCATTGCCGCACTAGCTGAAGCCGCTCGCGAAGCTGGGTTAGACTTTTAA
- the rplF gene encoding 50S ribosomal protein L6, whose product MSRIGKRPIAIPAKVTAEINGQQVTIKGPKGTLARVIPAPISVRQEGETIEVTPDNDSRLGRQRHGLCRTLVANMVEGVSQGFQKRLQVQGVGYRAQAQGKQLTLNVGYSQPVEIIMPDGIDVAIENRNTEIIISGIDKELVGNIAARIRAVRPPEPYKGKGIRYFGEQIRRKAGKTGKK is encoded by the coding sequence ATGTCTCGTATTGGTAAGCGACCCATCGCCATTCCTGCCAAAGTAACCGCAGAAATCAACGGACAGCAGGTTACGATTAAAGGACCCAAAGGCACTTTAGCAAGAGTTATACCAGCGCCCATTTCTGTCAGACAAGAAGGAGAAACTATAGAAGTTACTCCAGACAATGACTCGCGTCTCGGTCGTCAACGTCACGGTCTCTGCCGTACTTTAGTTGCCAACATGGTAGAAGGCGTATCCCAAGGATTTCAAAAACGCTTGCAGGTTCAAGGTGTAGGTTATCGGGCGCAGGCTCAAGGCAAACAACTAACTCTCAATGTTGGCTACAGCCAGCCAGTGGAAATAATTATGCCCGACGGTATTGATGTGGCTATTGAAAATAGAAATACCGAAATTATCATTAGTGGTATTGACAAAGAATTAGTAGGCAATATCGCTGCTAGAATCAGGGCAGTTCGTCCCCCAGAACCTTATAAAGGAAAGGGGATTCGCTATTTTGGCGAGCAAATAAGACGTAAAGCAGGTAAAACAGGTAAGAAGTAA
- the rpsH gene encoding 30S ribosomal protein S8, with protein MAANDTISDMLTRIRNACLVKHQTTLVPSTKMTRSIARVLESEGFISGYEETEEELKKNIVITLKYKGRNRQPIINTLKRVSKPGLRVYSKRKDIPRVLGGIGIAIVSTSHGVMTDREARRQGVGGEILCYVW; from the coding sequence ATGGCGGCAAACGATACTATTTCAGATATGCTGACCCGCATCCGCAATGCCTGCCTGGTCAAGCATCAAACTACATTAGTACCTTCGACAAAAATGACTCGTAGCATTGCCCGAGTTCTAGAAAGTGAAGGCTTTATCAGCGGTTATGAAGAAACTGAGGAAGAATTAAAGAAAAACATCGTCATTACTCTCAAATATAAAGGTAGAAACCGTCAGCCGATTATTAATACCCTCAAAAGAGTCAGCAAACCAGGACTGAGAGTATACTCCAAGCGTAAAGATATTCCTCGTGTCCTCGGTGGTATTGGTATTGCGATCGTTTCTACCTCGCATGGAGTAATGACCGATAGAGAAGCTCGTCGCCAAGGCGTTGGGGGCGAAATTCTCTGTTACGTTTGGTAA
- the rplE gene encoding 50S ribosomal protein L5, with amino-acid sequence MPKPLKTRYIEDIVPKLTEQFNYTNTHQVPKVVKVIINRGLGEASQNAKALESSISELATIAGQKPVVTRAKKAIAGFKLRKGMPVGVMVTLRGDRMYAFLDRTINIALPRIRDFRGISPKSFDGRGNYSLGVREQLIFPEIDYDSIDQIRGLDISIVTSANTDEEGRALLREMGMPFRNS; translated from the coding sequence ATGCCAAAACCACTTAAAACTAGATACATTGAAGATATCGTTCCCAAGCTAACCGAACAATTTAACTACACCAATACTCATCAAGTACCCAAGGTAGTTAAAGTGATTATCAATCGCGGTTTGGGAGAAGCATCACAAAATGCTAAAGCCCTCGAATCTTCGATTAGCGAGCTAGCTACAATTGCCGGGCAAAAGCCAGTGGTAACGAGAGCCAAAAAGGCGATCGCTGGATTCAAACTCCGTAAAGGAATGCCCGTAGGAGTGATGGTCACTCTTAGAGGCGATCGGATGTATGCTTTTCTCGATCGCACGATCAATATTGCTCTGCCCCGTATTCGCGATTTTCGTGGCATTAGCCCGAAAAGCTTTGATGGTCGGGGTAACTATAGTCTAGGGGTTAGAGAACAGCTCATCTTTCCCGAAATTGACTATGACAGCATCGATCAAATTAGAGGATTGGACATTTCTATCGTTACTTCGGCAAATACAGATGAAGAAGGACGCGCCCTACTCAGGGAAATGGGAATGCCTTTTCGCAATAGTTAA
- the rplX gene encoding 50S ribosomal protein L24 has product MAKTKQAQKAKMHVKKGDTIQVISGTDKGKIGEIIRAIPQTSQVIVQGVNVKTKHVKPQQEGESGQIVTFEAPIHSSNVMLYSQKEEVASRISYTFTDDGRKVRMLKKTGEIID; this is encoded by the coding sequence ATGGCAAAAACCAAACAAGCTCAGAAAGCAAAAATGCACGTAAAAAAAGGAGACACCATTCAAGTGATTTCTGGCACTGACAAGGGCAAGATAGGCGAAATTATTCGTGCTATCCCCCAAACCAGTCAGGTTATCGTCCAGGGAGTCAACGTCAAAACCAAACACGTCAAACCCCAGCAAGAGGGAGAATCGGGACAAATTGTCACCTTTGAAGCTCCCATTCATAGTTCTAACGTCATGCTCTATTCCCAAAAGGAAGAAGTAGCCAGCCGAATCAGCTATACCTTTACCGACGACGGACGCAAAGTGCGGATGTTGAAAAAAACTGGCGAAATAATCGACTAG
- the rplN gene encoding 50S ribosomal protein L14, whose product MIQQQTYLNVADNSGARQLMCLRVIGKGNSPYAFIGDVVIAVVKDALPNMAVKKSEIVRAVIVRTKQAVRRESGMSIRFDDNAAVIINQEGNPRGTRVFGPVARELREKNFTKIVSLAPEVI is encoded by the coding sequence ATGATTCAACAACAGACCTATTTAAATGTCGCCGATAACAGTGGCGCACGTCAGCTGATGTGCCTGCGAGTTATTGGTAAAGGTAATAGTCCCTATGCTTTCATTGGTGATGTCGTTATTGCTGTAGTTAAAGACGCTCTGCCAAACATGGCAGTCAAAAAATCCGAAATAGTCAGAGCGGTAATCGTGCGTACCAAACAAGCAGTACGTCGCGAAAGCGGCATGAGCATCCGTTTTGACGATAATGCAGCGGTAATTATCAATCAAGAAGGCAATCCGAGAGGAACTCGCGTTTTTGGTCCAGTAGCACGGGAATTAAGAGAGAAAAACTTTACCAAAATAGTTTCTCTAGCTCCGGAGGTGATCTAA
- the rpsQ gene encoding 30S ribosomal protein S17, which produces MAVKERVGEVVSDKMDKTIVVAIENRSPHPKYGKIVVRTKKYKVHDAENQCKTGDRVRIRETRPLSRTKRWTLAEIIETKN; this is translated from the coding sequence ATGGCAGTAAAAGAAAGAGTAGGTGAAGTTGTTAGCGACAAAATGGATAAAACCATAGTTGTAGCAATCGAAAACCGCTCCCCCCATCCCAAATACGGCAAAATCGTCGTTAGAACCAAAAAATATAAGGTTCACGATGCTGAAAATCAGTGCAAAACTGGCGATCGCGTGCGTATCCGCGAAACTAGACCCCTCAGTCGCACCAAACGCTGGACGCTAGCCGAAATTATAGAAACCAAAAATTGA
- the rpmC gene encoding 50S ribosomal protein L29, producing the protein MALPKIAEVRSLSDEEISEEILAVKRELFQLRLEQATRRLEKPHLFKHSKHRLAQLLTVERERELAAIRAEPESESATTSATEE; encoded by the coding sequence GTGGCTTTACCCAAAATAGCCGAAGTCAGAAGCTTGAGCGACGAAGAGATATCAGAAGAGATTTTAGCCGTCAAGCGAGAACTGTTTCAGTTGCGATTGGAACAGGCAACTCGCCGACTGGAAAAACCCCATCTGTTCAAACATAGTAAGCATCGTCTCGCTCAACTGTTGACCGTCGAAAGAGAACGAGAACTAGCAGCCATTCGCGCCGAACCTGAGTCCGAGTCTGCTACTACATCCGCAACAGAGGAATAA
- the rplP gene encoding 50S ribosomal protein L16, whose protein sequence is MLSPRRTKFRKQHRGRMRGMAHRGNTLNFGDYGLQAIEPSWITSRQIEAARRAMTRYIKRGGKIWIRIFPDKPVTMRPAETRMGSGKGNPEFWVAVVKPGRIMFEMSGVAEPIAREAMRLAAQKLPIKTKFINREEEF, encoded by the coding sequence ATGCTCAGTCCCAGAAGAACTAAATTTCGCAAACAGCATCGCGGTCGCATGAGAGGTATGGCACATCGAGGCAATACTCTAAACTTCGGCGACTACGGACTTCAAGCTATCGAACCTTCCTGGATTACCTCGCGCCAAATTGAAGCCGCCAGACGAGCTATGACCCGCTATATCAAAAGGGGCGGTAAAATTTGGATTCGGATTTTTCCCGATAAGCCAGTAACGATGCGACCTGCCGAAACCCGTATGGGTTCTGGTAAAGGTAATCCAGAATTTTGGGTAGCAGTGGTCAAACCAGGCAGAATTATGTTTGAAATGTCAGGAGTAGCAGAACCAATTGCTAGAGAAGCAATGCGTCTAGCGGCTCAAAAACTACCGATTAAAACCAAATTTATCAACCGTGAGGAGGAATTTTAG
- the rpsC gene encoding 30S ribosomal protein S3, whose product MGQKIHPTGFRLGITKEHQSRWYADTKRYPELLQEDHQIREHINKELGNAGISQIKIERKADQIDLGIHTARPGVVVGRGGSGIEKLRTDLQSVVNNRQIRINVIEVPRVDADAALIAEYITQQLERRVSFRRVVRQAIQRAQRAEVQGIKIQIGGRLNGAEIARTEWVREGRVPLHTLRADIDYAYRTALTIYGILGVKVWIFKGEIIPGQEEIAAAPSQTPRRQRRRQKFEDRSE is encoded by the coding sequence GTGGGACAAAAAATACATCCAACGGGCTTTCGGTTGGGAATTACTAAAGAACATCAATCTCGGTGGTATGCCGATACCAAACGCTATCCCGAACTATTACAAGAAGACCATCAAATTAGAGAGCATATTAACAAAGAGCTTGGTAACGCGGGGATTTCTCAAATAAAAATCGAGCGTAAAGCCGATCAAATCGATCTGGGCATTCACACCGCTCGCCCTGGTGTAGTTGTCGGTCGGGGCGGATCGGGAATTGAAAAATTGCGTACCGATCTTCAAAGTGTGGTTAACAATCGCCAGATTCGGATCAACGTTATTGAAGTTCCCCGCGTCGATGCCGATGCGGCATTGATTGCCGAGTACATTACCCAGCAGCTAGAGCGAAGAGTATCTTTTCGCCGCGTGGTACGTCAGGCAATTCAAAGAGCGCAGCGAGCCGAAGTTCAAGGAATTAAGATTCAGATTGGCGGTCGCTTAAACGGTGCGGAAATCGCTCGTACAGAATGGGTCAGGGAAGGAAGAGTTCCCTTACATACCTTAAGAGCGGATATCGATTATGCCTATCGTACGGCTCTCACTATCTATGGAATTTTAGGGGTTAAAGTTTGGATCTTTAAAGGAGAAATTATTCCAGGACAGGAAGAAATAGCCGCCGCTCCCAGTCAAACTCCTCGCCGTCAACGCCGTCGCCAGAAATTTGAAGACCGTTCGGAATAG
- the rplV gene encoding 50S ribosomal protein L22 has translation MAIDTNNEVKAIARYIRMSPFKVRRVLDQIRGRQYREALIILEFMPYKACEPVLKALRSAVANAEHNNGLDPTNLVVSQAYADGGPVLKRYRPRAQGRAYQIRKPTCHITVAVAPDVTE, from the coding sequence ATGGCAATAGATACTAATAATGAAGTAAAGGCGATCGCCCGCTATATTCGGATGTCGCCATTTAAAGTCAGGCGGGTGCTAGATCAGATTCGCGGTCGGCAATATCGAGAAGCACTAATTATTCTCGAATTTATGCCTTATAAAGCCTGCGAACCAGTACTTAAAGCTTTGCGTTCTGCTGTAGCTAACGCCGAGCATAACAACGGACTCGACCCCACTAACCTAGTTGTCAGTCAGGCTTACGCCGATGGAGGTCCCGTTCTCAAACGCTATCGACCAAGAGCGCAAGGTCGAGCCTACCAAATTCGCAAGCCAACTTGCCACATTACCGTAGCAGTTGCTCCTGACGTAACCGAATAA
- the rpsS gene encoding 30S ribosomal protein S19 has translation MSRSLKKGPFIADSLLGKIEKLNAANKKEVIKTWSRSSTILPQMVGHTIAVHNGRQHIPVFVSDQMVGHKLGEFAPTRTFRGHAKGDKKGRR, from the coding sequence ATGAGTCGTTCGCTTAAAAAAGGACCATTTATCGCCGACAGTTTGCTTGGCAAAATCGAAAAGCTTAACGCAGCTAACAAAAAAGAAGTAATTAAAACCTGGTCGCGCTCTTCGACAATTTTGCCGCAAATGGTCGGTCATACGATCGCCGTTCACAACGGTCGCCAGCATATTCCCGTATTTGTCAGCGATCAAATGGTCGGTCACAAGTTAGGAGAGTTTGCCCCCACTCGTACTTTTAGAGGTCATGCCAAAGGGGATAAAAAAGGCAGACGTTAA